The following proteins come from a genomic window of Flavobacterium eburneipallidum:
- a CDS encoding AsmA-like C-terminal region-containing protein produces the protein MTKKILISVGIIIVLLIGTLFAAPFLFKDQIKAKITEAINKKVDAKVSFAAADLSLFKNFPNANVTIEKLLIINKAPFEGDTLIYLGELNLKMSIKELFKGENETMNIDGITSKNGLINIVFNKDGIANYDIALKDDKPSAEEEKSKPLALKVQNYKIENFKFRYIDEKSKIKMVIDSLNHEGTGDFAAQKLDLNTKTTANVSLDMDKVNYMKNIHLTLDAVLGMDLEKSKYTFKENKALINQLPLEFDGFIQMVEAGQEYDLKFKTPTSSFKNFLGLIPSAYSSSLDKVKTTGDFTIVGFAKGLYSDITVPKFNVEIASNNASFQYPDLPKSVRNIVIDTKIINETGVLNDTYVNLDKLSFAIDQDVFNAKANIRNITENALVDAALKGIINLGNLSKAYPIKLDKPLSGILKADVTTKFDMQSVEKSQYENIKNAGMMGLTGFKYADENGKTMTISNALILFNPSQVNLKQFNATTGKSDLSVTGILENFYGFMFKNQELKGNFNMSSNQLVVSDFMTTGEPAKAKTAEESTETTKATTKKADAMKIPAFLNCTLTAKANTVIYDNLTLKAVSGKLIVKDEKVTLQNVKTSIFGGTIGLNGAVSTKEKTPVFNMDLNLNQVNIAESFTQLDMLKKIAPIAGIINGKLNSTIKLNGNLDATELTPDLKTLTGDLLGQLLSTTVSAKNSTLLTALTSNIKFIDMSKVNLNDLKAAVTFKDGKVNVKPFNIKYQDIKATIGGTHGFDQSMNYNLKFDVPAKYLGTEANALIAKLTPTDAAKLENIPINAMMTGNFSNPKIATDMKTVVTNLTNQLVKQQKEKLVTKGTSAITDYINKNKKPTDTTKAATPTTKEEVKTKASELLNGLFNKKKKTEEPKTP, from the coding sequence ATGACAAAGAAAATTTTAATATCCGTTGGAATTATAATTGTGCTATTGATAGGCACTTTATTTGCTGCTCCTTTTTTATTCAAAGATCAAATAAAAGCCAAAATTACCGAAGCCATCAACAAGAAAGTAGATGCTAAAGTATCCTTTGCAGCAGCTGATTTGAGTTTGTTTAAAAATTTTCCGAATGCGAATGTTACTATTGAAAAATTGCTCATCATCAACAAAGCCCCTTTTGAAGGTGATACTTTAATTTATTTGGGGGAATTGAATTTGAAAATGTCCATCAAAGAATTATTCAAGGGAGAAAATGAAACGATGAATATTGACGGAATAACTTCTAAAAATGGATTGATTAATATCGTTTTCAACAAAGACGGAATTGCCAATTATGACATTGCCTTGAAAGATGACAAACCTTCTGCCGAAGAGGAGAAAAGCAAACCATTGGCATTGAAAGTTCAGAATTATAAAATCGAGAATTTCAAGTTTCGTTACATCGACGAAAAGTCGAAAATCAAAATGGTTATCGATAGTTTGAATCACGAGGGTACGGGAGATTTTGCTGCTCAAAAATTAGATTTGAACACCAAAACTACTGCCAATGTATCTTTGGATATGGACAAAGTCAATTATATGAAAAATATTCATTTGACTTTAGACGCTGTTTTGGGAATGGATTTAGAAAAAAGCAAATATACTTTCAAAGAAAACAAAGCTTTAATCAATCAATTGCCATTGGAATTTGACGGATTTATTCAAATGGTGGAAGCAGGACAAGAATATGATTTGAAATTCAAAACACCTACTTCCTCTTTCAAAAACTTCTTGGGATTGATTCCGTCCGCTTATTCATCGAGTTTAGACAAGGTGAAAACGACTGGCGATTTTACGATAGTTGGTTTTGCAAAAGGATTGTATTCGGACATAACGGTTCCGAAATTCAACGTAGAAATTGCCTCTAACAATGCTTCTTTTCAATATCCTGATTTGCCAAAATCGGTTCGTAATATTGTAATTGACACTAAAATCATCAATGAAACTGGGGTTTTGAATGACACTTATGTGAATCTAGACAAATTGTCTTTTGCTATTGACCAAGACGTTTTTAATGCCAAAGCCAATATTAGAAACATTACCGAAAATGCCTTGGTAGATGCCGCCTTGAAAGGAATTATCAATTTAGGAAATTTATCAAAAGCGTATCCAATAAAATTAGACAAACCATTATCTGGAATTTTAAAAGCTGATGTTACGACCAAATTCGACATGCAATCGGTAGAAAAAAGTCAGTACGAAAACATTAAAAATGCGGGCATGATGGGTTTAACAGGTTTTAAATATGCGGATGAAAACGGAAAAACAATGACGATTAGTAACGCTTTGATTTTGTTTAATCCAAGTCAGGTAAATTTGAAACAATTTAACGCAACCACAGGAAAAAGTGATTTGAGCGTAACTGGAATTTTAGAAAATTTCTATGGTTTTATGTTTAAAAACCAAGAATTGAAAGGAAATTTCAACATGAGTTCGAATCAATTAGTAGTTAGTGATTTTATGACCACAGGAGAACCTGCAAAAGCTAAAACAGCAGAAGAATCAACAGAAACTACCAAAGCAACTACCAAAAAAGCAGATGCTATGAAGATTCCTGCTTTCTTGAATTGTACGCTTACGGCAAAAGCCAATACGGTAATTTATGATAATTTGACTTTGAAAGCCGTATCAGGAAAATTAATTGTAAAAGATGAAAAAGTGACTTTACAAAATGTAAAAACTTCTATTTTTGGCGGAACAATTGGTTTAAATGGTGCTGTTTCTACCAAAGAAAAAACACCAGTTTTCAATATGGATTTGAATTTGAATCAGGTAAATATTGCCGAATCTTTTACGCAATTGGATATGTTGAAAAAAATTGCGCCCATTGCTGGAATCATCAACGGAAAATTAAATTCGACTATAAAACTGAACGGAAACCTTGACGCTACCGAACTAACACCTGATTTGAAAACACTAACGGGTGATTTATTAGGACAGTTACTTTCCACTACCGTAAGTGCAAAAAATTCGACTTTGTTAACTGCTTTGACTTCGAATATAAAATTTATTGACATGAGTAAAGTCAATTTGAATGATTTGAAAGCGGCTGTAACATTTAAGGATGGAAAAGTAAATGTAAAACCATTCAACATTAAATACCAAGACATCAAAGCGACTATTGGTGGAACTCATGGTTTTGACCAAAGCATGAATTATAATTTAAAGTTTGACGTTCCTGCGAAATATCTGGGTACAGAAGCTAATGCTTTGATTGCGAAACTAACTCCTACTGATGCTGCTAAACTAGAGAACATTCCGATAAACGCCATGATGACAGGGAATTTTAGCAATCCGAAAATTGCAACCGATATGAAAACGGTAGTTACTAATTTGACGAATCAATTGGTAAAACAACAAAAAGAAAAATTAGTTACTAAAGGAACTTCGGCAATTACAGATTACATCAATAAAAATAAAAAACCTACAGATACTACAAAAGCAGCAACTCCAACAACAAAAGAAGAAGTAAAAACAAAGGCTAGTGAATTATTAAACGGGCTTTTCAATAAAAAGAAAAAAACGGAAGAACCGAAAACACCTTAA
- the folK gene encoding 2-amino-4-hydroxy-6-hydroxymethyldihydropteridine diphosphokinase, which yields MKSQHQVVLSLGSNQGNRLRNIELCLQFIHQQVGTVIKVSRLYESPSWGFQSEAFYNCALLIHTYASADEVLVQVLNIERQLGRIRGDGSGYQSRIIDIDLITFDSDIIDSDNLQIPHPLMQNRKFVLLPMLDLNLDWKHPVFQKNVSELLEISPDESDCSRVQNLENPLDKIPLYQFNYIAFEGNIGAGKSTLATKIAEDFNAKTVLERFADNPFLPKFYEDPIRYAFSLEMSFLADRYQQLSDDLAQFDLFKDFIVADYHIFKSLIFAKITLTDDEYRLYRTLFDIIYKEMPKPDLYVFLYQNSERLLENIKKRGRDYEQNIEGSYLDKINTGYLDYIKSQTDLNVLVIDVSDKDFVKNQEDYLFILNQIQEKING from the coding sequence ATGAAATCACAACATCAGGTCGTTTTATCTTTAGGAAGCAATCAGGGCAATCGCCTTCGGAATATTGAACTTTGTTTGCAATTCATTCATCAGCAAGTGGGAACTGTAATTAAGGTTTCCAGACTGTATGAATCGCCATCTTGGGGGTTTCAGAGTGAAGCTTTTTATAATTGTGCATTGTTGATTCACACTTATGCTTCGGCAGACGAAGTTTTAGTTCAGGTTTTGAACATCGAAAGGCAATTGGGACGCATTCGTGGCGACGGTTCGGGTTATCAATCTCGAATTATTGATATTGATTTGATTACTTTCGATTCAGACATTATTGACTCTGATAATCTTCAAATTCCACATCCTTTGATGCAGAATAGAAAGTTTGTTTTGTTGCCAATGCTAGACCTAAATCTGGATTGGAAACATCCTGTTTTTCAGAAAAATGTTTCAGAGTTACTGGAAATTTCTCCAGACGAAAGTGATTGTTCGAGGGTTCAAAATCTAGAAAATCCATTGGATAAAATTCCGTTGTATCAATTTAATTACATTGCTTTTGAAGGCAATATTGGAGCGGGAAAATCCACACTAGCTACAAAAATTGCCGAAGATTTTAATGCCAAAACCGTTTTAGAACGCTTTGCCGACAATCCTTTTTTGCCCAAATTTTACGAAGATCCAATACGATATGCTTTTTCCCTCGAAATGTCTTTTCTGGCGGACAGATACCAGCAATTGTCAGACGATTTAGCTCAATTTGATTTGTTCAAAGATTTTATTGTAGCCGATTATCATATTTTCAAATCCCTGATTTTTGCCAAAATCACGCTTACCGATGATGAATATCGATTGTATCGAACGCTTTTCGATATTATTTATAAAGAAATGCCAAAGCCTGATTTGTATGTTTTTTTATATCAAAATTCTGAGCGTTTGCTAGAAAATATCAAGAAACGAGGTAGGGATTATGAGCAAAACATCGAAGGTTCTTATTTGGATAAAATCAATACTGGTTATCTGGATTATATCAAATCGCAAACTGACTTGAATGTTTTAGTAATTGATGTTTCGGATAAAGATTTTGTAAAAAATCAGGAAGATTATTTATTTATATTAAATCAGATTCAGGAGAAAATAAACGGCTAA
- a CDS encoding peptidoglycan endopeptidase codes for MKYYRCLVLLVFLSSWSVFSQEKYKQHTVLKGETISQIAAHYKIKAESIYELNPDAINGIKYKMVLLIPTQTKNHNKSSITVSSNSSEKEHEVLPKETVYGITKQYKVSLEELYKINPSLEKEGLKIGQIIKIPQTTSGNLETIVKSEKPIEAKKPIEVKKNSIKEEIVLASKKEEKIAVPTEGITYEVLPKESLYSIAKKYGIKLSDLQKANPILETTSLKAGQKIIIPVKEEVNLSLIEDKKEIKVEKKTQEIEEPKVIPVVVKEQLETEITHEILPKESLYSIAKQYGITLSDLQKANPTLANKTLRVGQKIIIPGKGELNSSSTVVQKEAKVVPKIPVSPQPNGDDKKPEIEISHQVLPKETKYGIAKQYGLTVAELEKQNPNIVKKLLVGSTLAIRTSKEMEVKIPVQEVVVAKEESVNKEVVETNIGVYDVTFVDQLISKASENMGTRYRSGGTTKDGFDCSGLMYFTFSAYDIKLPRSSIEMASYGSKIDTENARKGDLIFFRTGGRGRINHVGMVVEVIDGEIKFIHSATHGGVMISSTKESYYEKCLAQVNRVL; via the coding sequence ATGAAGTATTATAGGTGTTTAGTTTTGTTGGTTTTTTTAAGTAGCTGGAGTGTTTTTTCGCAAGAAAAATACAAACAGCATACTGTTTTGAAAGGAGAAACCATCAGTCAAATAGCAGCACATTATAAGATAAAAGCAGAATCAATTTATGAACTAAATCCTGATGCCATAAACGGAATTAAATATAAAATGGTTTTGTTAATTCCGACTCAAACAAAAAATCACAACAAATCTTCAATTACTGTTTCTTCTAATAGTTCCGAAAAAGAACATGAAGTATTGCCAAAAGAAACCGTTTATGGTATTACAAAACAATACAAAGTAAGCCTCGAAGAACTTTATAAAATCAATCCTAGCCTAGAAAAAGAAGGTTTGAAAATTGGGCAAATCATAAAAATTCCTCAAACAACTTCCGGTAATTTAGAAACGATTGTAAAATCGGAAAAGCCAATTGAAGCTAAAAAGCCAATTGAAGTTAAAAAAAATAGTATAAAAGAAGAAATAGTTTTAGCTTCAAAAAAAGAAGAGAAAATAGCAGTTCCAACCGAAGGAATCACTTATGAAGTTTTGCCAAAAGAATCTTTGTATTCGATTGCAAAAAAATACGGAATCAAACTCTCCGATTTACAAAAAGCTAATCCAATACTAGAAACTACTTCCTTAAAAGCAGGTCAAAAGATTATTATTCCTGTCAAAGAAGAAGTAAATTTGAGTTTGATAGAAGACAAAAAAGAAATTAAAGTTGAAAAAAAGACACAGGAAATTGAAGAACCAAAAGTAATTCCTGTTGTAGTCAAAGAGCAATTAGAAACTGAAATCACTCACGAAATTTTACCAAAAGAATCGTTGTATTCCATTGCCAAACAATATGGAATTACGCTTTCTGATTTGCAAAAAGCCAATCCAACATTAGCCAATAAAACTTTAAGAGTTGGACAAAAAATTATTATTCCAGGAAAAGGAGAATTGAATTCGAGTTCAACTGTTGTCCAAAAAGAAGCGAAAGTTGTGCCTAAAATTCCAGTTTCTCCACAACCCAATGGCGATGATAAAAAACCAGAAATCGAAATCAGCCACCAAGTTTTGCCAAAAGAAACCAAGTACGGAATTGCCAAACAATACGGACTTACAGTTGCTGAATTAGAAAAACAAAATCCTAATATTGTAAAAAAACTATTGGTTGGATCTACGCTTGCCATTCGAACTTCAAAGGAAATGGAAGTAAAAATACCTGTTCAAGAAGTGGTTGTTGCTAAAGAAGAATCGGTAAATAAAGAGGTAGTTGAGACAAATATTGGTGTTTATGATGTGACATTTGTAGATCAATTAATTTCTAAAGCATCAGAAAATATGGGAACACGTTATCGCTCTGGCGGAACCACAAAGGATGGTTTTGATTGTTCGGGATTGATGTATTTTACTTTTAGTGCTTATGATATTAAATTGCCAAGGTCATCTATAGAAATGGCTTCTTATGGGTCTAAAATTGACACAGAAAATGCTCGAAAAGGGGATCTAATTTTTTTTAGAACAGGTGGTAGAGGTCGTATTAATCATGTAGGAATGGTGGTAGAAGTTATCGATGGCGAAATAAAATTTATTCATTCAGCAACTCATGGCGGCGTGATGATATCTTCTACCAAAGAATCGTATTATGAGAAATGTTTGGCACAGGTAAATCGAGTATTGTAG
- a CDS encoding GH3 auxin-responsive promoter family protein, with product MAIINSLASWVLKQRIHQIELFLKYPNEVQEELMMNLIRASENTVIGQQYDYASITSYATFAERIPVSTYEDLQPLIERTRKGEQNVLWETPIKWFAKSSGTTNAKSKFIPVSPESLEDCHYKAGKDLLCMYLNNNEDSEMFTGKSLRLGGSSQIYEDNNTSFGDLSAILIENMPLWAEFSSTPNNKISLMSDWETKIPAIINQVRNENVTSFAGVPSWLLVLMNKLLEETGKGNLLELWPNLEVYFHGGVNFEPYREQYQKILPKKDFKYYEIYNASEGFFAIQDLNYSSDLLLMLDYGIFYEFIPMDTFGTPNQKTIRLSEVELFKNYAIIITTNSGLWRYMIGDTVRFTSLSPYRIRVTGRTKHHINVFGEELMVENSDQAIAKACQITGTEMVDYTVAPVFMKDKEKGAHEWMIEFKKNPTDLALFQKILDETLQSLNSDYEAKRYNNMTLNPLIINLARPNLFYDWLKENKKLGGQHKIPRLSNDRDYLEQLKSMQSVVHQ from the coding sequence ATGGCCATAATAAATTCGCTTGCTTCTTGGGTTCTCAAACAAAGAATCCATCAAATAGAACTTTTCTTGAAGTACCCGAACGAAGTTCAGGAAGAATTGATGATGAATTTAATTCGAGCCTCTGAAAATACGGTTATAGGTCAACAATACGATTATGCTTCAATCACTTCTTATGCGACTTTCGCCGAAAGAATTCCTGTTTCTACCTACGAAGATTTACAGCCATTGATTGAGCGTACTCGCAAAGGCGAACAAAATGTGTTGTGGGAAACGCCTATAAAATGGTTTGCCAAATCCAGCGGAACGACCAATGCCAAAAGCAAATTTATTCCCGTAAGCCCCGAATCATTGGAAGATTGTCATTACAAAGCAGGCAAGGATTTGTTGTGTATGTATTTGAACAACAACGAAGATTCTGAAATGTTTACAGGAAAGAGTCTTCGACTTGGCGGAAGTTCCCAAATTTATGAAGACAACAATACTTCGTTTGGTGATTTATCCGCTATTTTGATTGAGAATATGCCACTTTGGGCAGAATTTAGCAGCACACCAAATAACAAAATATCCTTAATGAGCGATTGGGAAACCAAAATTCCCGCCATAATAAATCAAGTCCGAAATGAAAATGTAACTAGTTTTGCAGGAGTCCCTTCTTGGCTTTTGGTTTTAATGAATAAATTACTCGAAGAAACAGGCAAAGGAAATTTATTGGAACTTTGGCCAAACTTGGAAGTGTATTTTCATGGTGGTGTCAATTTTGAACCTTATCGCGAACAATACCAAAAAATACTACCTAAAAAAGATTTCAAATACTACGAAATATACAATGCTTCCGAAGGTTTTTTTGCCATTCAGGATTTGAATTATTCCAGCGATTTATTGTTGATGTTGGATTATGGCATTTTCTACGAATTTATTCCAATGGATACTTTTGGAACTCCAAATCAAAAAACGATTCGATTATCGGAAGTGGAACTTTTTAAAAATTATGCTATTATAATTACTACTAATTCTGGTTTGTGGCGTTATATGATTGGCGACACCGTTCGTTTTACTTCTTTGAGTCCGTATCGCATTCGGGTAACGGGCAGAACCAAACATCACATCAATGTTTTTGGAGAAGAATTAATGGTCGAAAACTCGGATCAAGCCATTGCCAAAGCTTGTCAAATTACTGGAACCGAAATGGTAGATTATACCGTTGCGCCTGTTTTTATGAAAGACAAAGAAAAAGGCGCTCACGAATGGATGATAGAATTCAAGAAAAATCCAACTGACCTTGCTCTCTTCCAAAAAATATTGGACGAAACGTTGCAATCTTTAAATTCGGATTACGAAGCCAAACGTTATAACAATATGACATTAAATCCATTGATTATAAACTTGGCAAGACCCAACTTGTTTTACGACTGGTTGAAGGAAAATAAAAAATTAGGGGGACAACATAAAATCCCGAGATTGTCAAATGATCGAGATTATTTGGAACAATTGAAAAGTATGCAATCTGTTGTGCATCAATAA
- the sppA gene encoding signal peptide peptidase SppA has product MKFLGNVLATVVGLFVFLMLFFFGIVFIATIFSSDSEVVEVKNNSVIELDLKDIQNDYAGKYKDPWMEIFSEGESVGLSDIINAIEKSKTDDAIKGISILNNESELGIAQRKALRDALEDFKKSGKFVMAYANSYSQKEYYLNSVANTVYLNPVGDFDFKGLSAELMFFKDLQEKTGVKMEVIRHGKYKSAVEPFLQNEMSEANKEQTLALLNSVWSSVLEDISKSRKIPVTKLNQIADGLLARTPAMAKANKLVDVVAYEDVYHDAIRKILKVAKDEDYEKVSILDYTKKAVTTSELSETKDKIAVIYAQGEIMSGEGDVNTIGEISMRRSLIEARKDENTKAIVLRIDSPGGNALTSDLIWREIELTKKVKPIVVSMGNYAASGGYYIACNANTIFAEKNTITGSIGVFGVLPNFTQLATKIGIHTEQVKTNENAAEYSPFLPMDEKFKAVTLEGVEHIYKTFVTHVAEGRKMSFAQVDAIAQGRVWSGAEALKIGLVDKIGGLDDALKEAARLSKIKEYSTQNFPEYEKDMNDVLGNFPFSKSKASFVKEKLGEKTYRLMEQIKRIQSQKGIQAKMPFEIIIH; this is encoded by the coding sequence ATGAAATTTTTAGGAAATGTACTCGCTACCGTAGTCGGTTTATTTGTTTTTTTGATGTTGTTCTTTTTTGGAATTGTTTTCATTGCCACTATTTTCAGCAGTGATTCCGAAGTGGTAGAAGTAAAAAACAACTCGGTTATCGAATTGGACTTAAAAGACATCCAAAACGATTATGCCGGAAAATACAAAGACCCTTGGATGGAAATTTTCTCCGAAGGCGAAAGCGTAGGACTTTCGGACATTATCAACGCTATTGAAAAATCAAAAACGGATGATGCCATCAAAGGGATTTCTATTTTAAACAATGAATCCGAATTGGGAATTGCCCAACGAAAAGCCTTGCGAGATGCTTTGGAAGATTTTAAAAAATCAGGCAAATTCGTCATGGCTTATGCCAATTCCTATTCGCAAAAAGAATACTATTTGAATTCTGTTGCCAATACCGTTTATCTTAACCCTGTGGGTGATTTTGACTTTAAAGGTCTATCTGCTGAATTGATGTTTTTTAAAGATTTACAAGAAAAAACAGGAGTAAAAATGGAAGTCATTCGCCACGGAAAATACAAAAGCGCTGTTGAGCCTTTCTTGCAAAATGAAATGAGCGAAGCCAACAAAGAACAAACCTTGGCTTTGTTAAACTCGGTTTGGAGTTCCGTTCTTGAGGATATTTCGAAAAGCAGAAAAATACCTGTAACTAAACTCAACCAAATTGCCGACGGTCTGCTTGCTCGAACTCCAGCAATGGCAAAAGCTAACAAATTAGTCGATGTTGTAGCCTATGAAGATGTGTATCACGATGCTATTCGAAAAATTTTAAAAGTTGCCAAAGACGAAGATTACGAAAAAGTAAGCATTTTAGATTACACCAAAAAAGCAGTTACTACTTCAGAATTGTCCGAAACCAAAGATAAAATTGCCGTTATTTATGCTCAAGGCGAAATCATGAGTGGCGAAGGCGATGTGAATACGATTGGCGAAATTTCGATGCGTCGCTCTTTGATAGAAGCTAGAAAAGACGAAAACACAAAAGCGATTGTACTTCGAATTGATAGTCCAGGTGGAAATGCGTTGACATCGGATTTGATTTGGAGAGAAATTGAATTGACCAAAAAAGTAAAACCAATAGTCGTTTCGATGGGCAATTATGCGGCTTCTGGCGGATATTATATTGCTTGTAATGCGAATACCATTTTTGCAGAAAAGAATACCATTACTGGTTCTATTGGAGTTTTTGGAGTACTTCCAAATTTTACTCAACTGGCAACGAAAATTGGCATTCATACCGAACAAGTAAAAACAAACGAAAATGCTGCTGAATATAGTCCATTTTTGCCAATGGATGAAAAGTTCAAAGCCGTTACTTTAGAAGGTGTTGAACACATTTATAAAACCTTTGTAACACACGTTGCCGAAGGTAGAAAAATGAGTTTCGCACAAGTAGATGCTATTGCACAAGGAAGAGTTTGGTCAGGTGCCGAAGCTTTGAAAATTGGATTGGTGGATAAAATTGGTGGTTTAGATGATGCCTTAAAAGAAGCCGCAAGATTGTCCAAAATTAAGGAATACAGCACTCAAAACTTTCCAGAATATGAAAAAGACATGAATGACGTTTTAGGAAACTTTCCTTTTTCGAAATCGAAAGCTTCGTTTGTAAAAGAAAAATTAGGAGAAAAAACCTATCGATTGATGGAACAAATTAAAAGAATCCAATCACAAAAAGGCATTCAAGCCAAAATGCCATTTGAGATTATTATCCATTAA
- a CDS encoding DUF2797 domain-containing protein yields MTYEGVLTKMQTEFANPIQYYLVFDSSFLNMNQLLNKNLEINFVGYQCLNCGKKKKIFRQGFCYDCFYSSPAVGDWIMKPELSTAHLGIQDRDLVYEEKVQLQPHIAYLALSSEVKVGVTRKTQMPTRWIDQGATQAISIVEVPNRYLAGITEVALKNHFADKTNWRKMLQNDVEQIDLIAEKLKVQNWIPAEVQDYFYPEKNDLYEMHFPVLEYPTKIKSLSLDKTPNFQGKLMGIKGQYLIFQDGTVFNIRGSEGYVVKINV; encoded by the coding sequence ATGACTTACGAAGGCGTACTTACCAAAATGCAAACTGAATTTGCAAATCCTATTCAATATTACTTGGTTTTTGATAGTAGTTTTTTGAATATGAATCAATTACTCAATAAAAATTTGGAAATTAATTTTGTGGGTTACCAATGTTTGAATTGTGGTAAAAAGAAGAAAATTTTCCGTCAGGGATTTTGTTACGATTGTTTTTATTCCAGTCCAGCCGTAGGCGATTGGATTATGAAACCCGAATTAAGCACAGCACATTTAGGGATTCAAGATCGGGATTTAGTGTATGAAGAGAAAGTACAATTGCAACCTCATATTGCATATTTAGCTTTGTCAAGCGAAGTAAAAGTAGGCGTAACAAGAAAAACGCAAATGCCAACCCGATGGATTGACCAAGGCGCAACCCAAGCCATTTCGATTGTAGAAGTACCCAATCGTTATTTGGCAGGAATTACCGAAGTTGCTTTGAAAAATCATTTTGCAGATAAAACCAATTGGCGCAAAATGTTGCAAAATGATGTAGAACAAATCGATTTAATAGCTGAAAAATTGAAAGTTCAAAATTGGATTCCAGCCGAGGTTCAGGACTATTTCTATCCAGAGAAAAATGATTTATATGAAATGCACTTTCCTGTTTTAGAATATCCAACTAAAATAAAGAGTTTGAGTTTAGATAAAACACCTAATTTTCAAGGAAAATTGATGGGGATAAAAGGGCAATACCTCATTTTTCAAGACGGTACTGTTTTTAATATTCGGGGTTCTGAAGGGTATGTGGTAAAGATTAATGTATAA